A genomic region of Chryseobacterium sp. KACC 21268 contains the following coding sequences:
- a CDS encoding Imm27 family immunity protein, translating to MNTILVGNELIEKQKHLTKVGTSEDGWSIYYIDEILAKWILEYPNSEYHGGGLPQLRLIEKFPWEK from the coding sequence ATGAATACTATTTTAGTTGGAAATGAATTAATTGAAAAACAAAAGCATTTAACTAAAGTTGGCACTAGCGAAGATGGTTGGTCTATATACTATATTGATGAAATTTTGGCAAAGTGGATTTTAGAATATCCCAATTCTGAATATCACGGCGGAGGCTTGCCACAATTAAGATTAATAGAAAAATTCCCTTGGGAAAAATAA